The following is a genomic window from Actinomadura sp. WMMB 499.
CCTTGATCGTCAGCTCGCCGTCGACGTGGTAGCGCGGGTTGCGGGCGCGGCGGCCGATCGCGGCCCGTTGGACGCCGTGCCCCACGAACGTCATGACCGGGTGGTGATCGACGTCCAGGAAGTCGGCCGAACGGACGTGCGCGTCCCGCTCCTCGCTGCGGGTGTCGATGGAGGCCATCCGGATCTCGGCGTGCGCGCGCGAGTCGAGCGGGTCGTCGCCGATCTCCACCTCCCCGCCGAACTCGGTGAACGAGCCGCGCACCGTGGTCATCAGGTGCCGCACCGTGAACGTGATCTCCGAGTGCACCGGGTCGACGGTCCAGCTCCCGGCTTCGAGGTCGGACACCTCGGCCCCCATGAATCCCCCCAAATAGTGACAACCCCGAAAAACTACCTCACATCACCACAAGATCGCCTAACGTGGAGGGGGTCTGACCTGCCGTTAGGAGGGAAGGCTCCGCTCGTGATCGGAGAACACGTCCTCGCCGGATACGTCCACGACACCGGCGGCAGGGAGGCGCTCGACCTCGGCCGCGCCATCGTCGCGGTGACCGGCGGCCGGCTGAGCGTCGCCCACGTCCACGCCCCCGACCGGCCCGGCGCCGCGAGCGAGGCGCAAGCCGTGCTGGAGCAGATCGCCGGGCTGCTGGAGGAGGAACCCGCGGAGCTGCACGCGCAGGAAGGCCGCAGCGTGGCGCGCGGCCTGACCGCGCTGGCCGGGCGGATCGGCGCGGACGTCATCGTCGTCGGCTCCCCCGAAGGCGGCGCGCACGGGCGCATCGGCGTCGGCGCGGCCGCCGACCACCTGCTGCACTCGGCCACGGAGGCCGTGATGCTCGCCCCGTCCGGGTACACCCCGCGCGACGGCCTGGACCGGATCACCGTCATGTACGTGCGGCGCCCGCAGTGCGACGAGGCGGTGGTGCGCGCGGCCGTGGCCGCCGAGCGGCTCGGCGTCCCGCTCCGGCTCGTCACGCTCAGTCTCGGCGACGACCCCGAACGGCTCCGCGACGACCAGGCGCTGGCGATCAGGCTGGCCCTCGAGTCGGCCGAGGTCCCGGCCGAGGACGTCACCGCCGAGCTCGCCGAGGGGCCCGACGTCGCGGCGGCCGTGGCCGACGTCGTCTGGGCCGACGGCGAGCTGCTCATCTGCGCGTCCAGCGAGGACGCCGCCGCCCACCGCGTCTTCCTGGGCGAGGTGGCGCTCAAGGTCCTGCGGGCGGCGCCGTGTCCGGTGACCGTCCTCCCGAGGGGCTACTTCTGAGTAGTCGGAAATGACGGCTTCCCCGGTTCGGCTTGCCGCCTGGTCTTTACCTCGACTACATTCCGTCGAGATCATTACGTGACCTTGATCGGGGAGTGCGATGGACCCCATCGGCGAGAAGCTGCTCGAGGTGGCCGAGCAGGAGCTGGGCTACACCGAGAAGGGCGACGGCTACACCAAGTTCGGCGACTGGTGGACCGAGAACATCGACGACGACCACAACCCGTACTTCACGACGGCCCCATGGTGCGACATGTTCCTGGCCTGGGCCGCCGACAAGGCGGGCGTCACCGAGCAGGCCGGCCAGTTCGCCGCCACCCCCGACCACGCCAAGTGGTTCGAGGAGCACGACGCCTGGGGCGACGAGCCCGAACCCGGCGCGATCGTCTTCTACGACTGGAACGGTTCGGACGACATCGACCAGATCGACCACGTCGGCATCGTCGAGAAGGTCGACGGCAAGACCCTCCACACGATCGAGGGCAACGCCGACGGGTACAAGCTGATGCGCAAGACCCGCGACATGGACCAGGTCGTGGGCTTCGGCTACCCCGGCAAGGTCCAGGTCGCGCAGAAGTACACCCCCAAGCACGCCGCCCCCGCCCCCAAGGTCGACCAGCTCGCCAACCCCCGCGCCGCCACCGGCTCCCACGAGAAGGACCGCTCGCCCGCCCAGCAGCAGCTCCCCGTTCAGGAGGTCGCGCTCGGCAGCGTCCTCGCCCTGATCCTGTGCGGGACCGCCGCCCTGGCCGTCGGCCGTGCCGCCGCCGCCCGGACCCCGACCACCTCGCCCATCCGCGTCCGCAAGCGCGGCAGGCACCACAAGCCCGCCACCCCCGCCGCCCTCCCGGCCGGCGTCACCCCCGCCGACCTGGACGCCGCCGAGGCCGGCACCACGATCATGCCCGCGCTCTCCCTCGCCGCCGCCCACGAGGCCGAGGACCGCGAGTTCTGGGGCCGCATCGCCCACCTCGAGGAGGACACCGAGCTGGCGTTCTGGAACTCCCTGCACGCCGACACCACCGACTCCTCGCCCGACGAGTACGCAACCGGTCTGAAGTTCCGCTAGAGTTGTCCATGTCGCCAGGGGGAATCCCCTGGACGCACGCGGACGTGGCTCAGGGGTAGAGCATCACCTTGCCAAGGTGAGGGTCGCGGGTTCGAATCCCGTCGTCCGCTCTGAATGAGGCCCAGGCGGCCTCGCTCTGGTGGAGTGGCCGAGAGGCGAGGCAACGGCCTGCAAAGCCGTGTACACGGGTTCAAATCCCGTCTCCACCTCGCGACGCGTTTACGCAAGGGCGATTAGCTCAGTGGGAGAGCGCTACCTTGACACGGTAGAGGTCACTGGTTCAATCCCAGTATCGCCCACTCGAGGCGGCGACGCCTGCTCGCTGCAGGCAGCTTCGCCACGGCCCGAGGTGTCTATCTGGGGGGCGACCCCCAGACCCCCGAGGTGGGGGCTCCGCCCCCACGCCCCCGCCAATCGTGCGGTGCGGGCCACGGGGATCTCATCACGACCGGTTCAGCTTGACGGCATAGCGCGATCGGCAAGTCCAGCCCACGGCGGCGGGCCTCGGGCGTGGCCGCCACCGGCCTCACTCCCGGCGGATGACACTGGCGGGGCCGGTCATCATCCGCCCGCGTCGCCCACGTGGGCAGGACTTCACGTGGCGGTCCAGCCTGACGCGCATGTGCGACCGGCGGGTTCGATCGAGTGGGCCCGCGCCGATGGCGGGGCGGCTCTCGTAATGGGCGTGGTGCCTGTAGCGGACGCCGCCCCCGGGTGGGGCGGCGTCCGTTGCAGGGATCGGGCGGGTGGTCAGGTCCGGGGCTTGAGCAGGCGTTTGGTGGAGCGGCGGAACGCCCAGACGACCACCACCGCGACCAGTCCGGTCAGCGGGAAGCCCAGGACGGTGTCGGCGACCGCCAGCCCGCCGGTGGAGTCGGCGAGGTAGAGCCACTCCTGCACCGCGAACCGGACGAGGCCCATGGCGGCCACCGCGAGCGTGGCGATGTCGTGTGCGCGCCGGACGGACCGGTCCGCACGCCAGGCGTGCGCGCCGCCGTGCACCGCGTTCCAGACGACTCCCGTCAGCGGGCGGCGCACGAGGAGCGAGGCGAGCGTGACCAGGCCCAGCGCCAGCGAGACCCAGATCCCGATCAGGAAGAAGTCGTTGGCCGATCCGGTCAGTGCGGAGACGCCGCCGGCGGCCGCGACGCCGATCAGCCCGCCCGACGCGGAGCTGAGCGGCTGTCCGCGCCGGAGCTGCACTCCGGCGACCACCAGAGCCACGGCGATCGCGATGCCGATGCCGACCGGGAGCGAGACGAAGGCGACGGCGGTCGCGAACACCACGGTCGGGATGGCCGAGGCCACGATCCCCCACGGTCCGCCGACCGCGTCCAGCATCGCCCGCTTCACGTCGACGGGCCGCTCGGGGGTCTCGTCCGCCGGGGTATCCAACACGTCATCGGCCACGTTCAGGGTGGTCAGAGCCATGTCGTTCCTCTCCTTCTCCGGGCGTCGGCCTGGGGGGAAGCTCATGACTCCGATTCCACCGGACGGCGCGTTCGCCCGGCAGTGCGAGCACGTCACCACTCCGGTGTGACGTGGTGTCACGGCCGGAGCGGGCGGCGGAACCTCAGGTGATCGACTTCAGGCGGTGCGCCGGGAGTTCGAGGACGGTGGCGTCCTGCGTCCACGGGGCGATGCGGGCGACCTCGCCGCGGGCCTCGCGCTTGGTGAGCCCCTGCCTGGTGAGGGCGTCGCGCCACGCGTTGGCGGCCTTGCCGTGCGCGCGGTCCAGCAGCGTGCGGGCGAGCGTGCCGGACGGGGCGCGGCGAACGGCGTCGACGTGCGTCCCGCGCGCGGTCAGCTCGTACACCGGCGCGAGGATCTCGGCGGGTTCGGCGATGTCGGCGGTGGTGAACACGCGGACGCGTTCGGCGCGGGTGGCGAGCAGGACGCGGACGAGCGCGGGTTCGAGTCCGGGCGGCAGCGCGATCGCGGCGCGGCGGACGGTCGCGGCGTAGGGTTTGCCGAGCCAGGTCGCCAGCCGGACCCGCGGGACGTTCGGCAGGACGTCCTTGGGCCACGGGCCCACGAGGACGTCGGGGTCGAGGTCGGCGACCGGACCGGGGTCCGGTGCGGCCGTCGCCTCGATCGACTGCGGGCCGTGCGTGTAGATCGCGGCGGCGAACCGGTCGGCGCGGGCGACGGCGGCGGGCAGGGTCTTCGTGGTGGGTCGCAGCACGTACAGGTCGGCGGCGGAACCGATGGCCTCGGCACCGAAATAGCGGTTGAAGTCGGGATAGATGGCCTCGGAGAGCAGGTTCAGTTCGCTGAGCGCGTTCTGCACCTTCAGGGCGAGCGCCGGGGTGAGGTCACCGGCGCCGTAGGCGAGCAGGACGCGGCCGGTCGCGGGATCGCGGAGGCCCTCGACGGCGCGGGCGACGAACAGGCCGACGCCGTCCGGGGTGTAGGGCGGGTCGGTGATCGCGAGGTCGTGGTCGCGGGCCGACGGCGGCAGCCCGAGGCGCAGGTCGGCCCAGCGGGTGCGGACGTCGAGGCCGAGCTTCGCGGCCTCCGCGTCGATGTAGGCGAGGATCCGGTCGTCGATGTCGACGACGGTCGTCCGGACGTGCGGGTGGATCAGGCCGACGGCGAGCGACGTCAGGTCGTGGTCGCCGACGCACAGCAGGTGCGAGCCCGGCAGCCAGAAGCGGGCGCCGAGGAACAGCGCCCGGCGCACGACGGTCTCGGGGGTCGCGGACACGTGGTCGAGCGCCCGCCGGCCGCGGGGCGCGCGGGCGATGAGGTCGGCGAGCCGCTCGACCGCGGCGGCGTGCGCGGGCAGCAGGTGCCCGACGGGGTCGGCCGGGACGGACGGGTGCGCCGCGAGCAGCGCGGACAGTCCGGCCGTCGGCGGGAGGCGGTAGCGGTCGCCGGACCGCTCGACCGGGACGGTCCGCAGCAGCGCCTCGATCGAGCGGCGCGGTGCGGCCGTCCCGCGGACCAGCTCCGCGCGGGTGCGCCATCCGTCGGTGAGGAGGGCGAGCGCCGCGTGGACGCGCACCGGGTCCATGCCGTCCACGGCCGGGGGCGCCGCGCTGTCGTCCGTACCGGGCTCGTCCATCGGGGCAGTTTATTGCCCGCCGGTCAGTAGCCGGGTCCGCTGAGCAGGCCGCCGTCCACGAGGATCTCCGTGCCGGTGCAGTAAGCCGACTCGTCGGACGCCAGGTAGACGGCTGCGCCCGCGACGTCGTCCGGTTCGCCCCAGCGCGGGATCGGCAGCGCCTTGAAGAACGCGTCGGCGTCGATGTCGACGCCTTCGGCGACGCCGGGGTCGAGGGCCAGCTCGGTGGCGATGCCGCCGGGGTGGACGGAGTTGACGCGGATGCCGAAGCGGCCGAGTTCCTGCGCGGCGGCCTTGGTGACGCCCCGGACGCCGAACTTGCTCGCCGCGTACGCCGACAGCCCGGCGGCGGCCGCGTAGCCCTCGATGGACGAGGTGTTGACGATGGAGCCGCCGCCGGACGCCTTCATCGGTTCGACGACCGCCTTCACGCCGAGCCACGGGCCGATCAGGTTGACGTCGAGGACCTGCCGCAGCTGCTGCTCGGTCATGTCGGCCAGGAGCCGGTAGCGGAGGATGCCGGCGTTGTTGACCAGCACGCTCAGGCCGCCGAAGCGGTCCACGGTCGTCTGGACGGCGTTCGTCCAGGCGTCGTGGTCCGTGACGTCCAGGGGGACGTACACCGCGCCGGTCTCCGCGGCGAGCGCCTCGCCGCGGTCGTGCAGGAGGTCGCCGAACACGACCTTCGCGCCCTCGGCGACGAACCGGCGCACGTGCGCCGCGCCGATGCCGCGGGCTCCGCCGGTGATCAGCGCGATCTTGCCGTCGAGTCTCGCCATGTATGCCTCATTCCGGAAAGGCGATGGTCACGCGGCCTTCGGCCACCGCCCGGTCGATGGACGCCCGCAGCGCCGTGCAGTGCGGTACGCGGGCCGGATGCTCGCCGGCGGCGGCCCGCGGGGCGATCTCCCCGCAGGCGGCCGCGGCGTCGGTCGTCCACTGGACGCTGGTGTGCGGCGGGGTGATCTTCTCGACCAGCACCCGCGTGCCGCACGTCCGGCAATCGACGGGGTGCGCGCTCACGCGCGCCGCGACGCCGGGATCATCGAGTACGACACCCCGTTGGCGAGGTTCTCGGCGACCTCGGCCTGCCAGGACTCGACGGCACGGGCCGTGTCGATCTCGAACTCGAACCGGTTCGTCATCTCGGGGGTGACGTCCTCGACGTCCACGTAGAACTGCTCGTACCAGCGGCGGAGCTGGTAGACCGGGCCGTCCTGGTCGCAGAGCAGCGGGTTGTCGATCGGGGCCTTGTTCTTCCAGATCTCGACGTCCTGGAGGAAGCCGAGCCCGACGCCCTCGGCGACCTGCGCGGCCATCGCGTCGGCCTCCTCGCCGGACATGCCGGGGAACTTCTTGACGATGGCGCCCCACTGCAGCATGAAGCTGCTGGACGTGATCGGGTAGTGGCAGTTGATCAGGACCGTCTCGACGGTGACGCCCTCGGCCTCGTTCCACAGGTAGTCGATCATGTAGGACGGGCCGTAGTAGGCGGCCTCGGAGCGCTGGTCGATCTTCTGGTCGGCGGGGCCGGGGATCATCCCGAGGTGCGCGTCGTCGCGGGACGTCCCGTCGAAGTACTGGGTCGCGACGTGGCCCTCGAAGACGTTCTTGAAGTACGTCGGCAGGGCGTAGTGGACGTAGAAGAAGTGCGCCATGTCGACGACGTTGTCGACGATCTCGCGGCAGTGGGAGTTCTCGACGCGGAGCGTGTTCCACGTCCAGTTGCTCCACTCGTCGCTGAACGCGCCCTCGATGCGGGGGATCGTGACGTCCGGCGGCGGCGGGTTGCCCTGCGGGTCGTTCCAGACGAACAGCTGCCCGTTCTCTTCGAGCGTCGGCCACGAGGCGGTGCGGGCGACGCGGGGGACGCGCTTGGCGTACGGGATGCCGGCGCAGCGGCCGTCGCCGCCCCAGCGCCAGTCGTGGAAGGGGCACGCGATCGCGTCGCCCTTGACGGTGCCCTTCGTGAGGTTGCCGCCCATGTGGGGGCAATAGCCGTTGAGGACGTTCAGCCCTCCGCTCTCGCCCTGGAAGACGACGAGCGTGGTGCCGAACGCCTCGACGGCGTGCGGCTTCCCGTCCTTGAACGAGTCGGCCAGACCGAGGCAGTGCCAGCCCCGGGCGAACCGCTCGGGCGGCGGCGCGGCCTCGATGACGCGGTGGTTCACGGCTTTCCTCCCTGTGTGGCGGGGTCGTGTGCTGCGGTCATGTGGGTGGCGGCGACGTAGCCGAACGTCATGGCGGGCCCGATCGTCGCGCCGGGGCCCGGATAGGTCTCGCCGGTGACGGCGGCGGAGCAGTTCCCGGTGGCGTACAGGCCCGCGATCGGCGTGCCGTCCGCGCGCAGGACGCGCGCGTCGGCGTCGGTGACGAGCCCGCCCTTGGTGCCGATGTCGCCGGGGACGACCCGGACCGCGTGGAACGGGCCCTTCTCGAGCGGCGCCAGGTTGGGGTTCGGCAGTGTCGGGTCGCCGTAGTAGTTGTCGTAGGCGCTGTCGCCCCGCCGGAAGTCGGCGTCCTGCCCGGCGCGGGCGAACCCGTTGAACCGGTCGACGGTCGCCTCGAGCTTCCCGGCGGGGACGCCGATCGCGGCCGCCAGCTCCGCGATCGTCCGTCCGGTCCGGACGGCGCCGGTCTCGTGCCAGCGCTTCGGGAACTTCTGGCCCGGGAACAGCCCGACGACGATGTACCGCGACTTCGCCCGCGCGTCGACGATCATCCAGGAGTTCGTCGCGGGCTCGCCGTGCTCGTACATCCGGTCGACGAACTCGTGGTACGGCAGCGACTCGCGCGCGTACCGCTCCCCGTTCCCGTCCACGATCACCATCGCGGGGACGGCCCGGTCGGCGACAAGGAAGAACGGCGGCCCGTCGGGCGTCGGGACGGACGGCGCGCCCCACACCTTCTCCATCAGGTCGACGGCCGCGCCCGCGCGGATCCCGGCGAGCAGCGCGTCGCCCGTCTGCCCTTCGGACGCGTGCGTCCAGTCGGTCGTGGTGGGCGGCGGGAGGTACTTCTCGCGGAGGTCCTGGGCGTGCGAGAACCCGCCGGCCGCCAGCACGACGCCGTGCCGCGCCCGCACGGTCACCTCGCGCCCGCCGCGCTCCGCCCGGACGCCGGTGACGCGGCCGTCCTCGACCACCAGGTCGCGGAACGGGCTGCTCAGCCACAGCTCGCCGCCCGCCTCGGCCAGCGCCAGGCGGAGCCGCGCGATGAGCGCCTCGCCGAGCGACAGCAGCCTGCGGCGGGCCAGCAGCGCGCCGACCGCCCGCATCCCGACGCGGACGGCGGTGCGCTTGCCCTGCCACGTGCGGGTGACCATGTTGAGCTTGCCGAAGTCGGCGGACGTCATCGTCAGGCCGTAGGTGGGGAGCCCGGCGCGGCGCATCCGCGCGAACTCGGGGCCGAGCCTGCGGCCGTCCACGATGCGCGGCTCGACGGACCGTCCCTCCGGCTTCCCGCCCGGCCGCTCGGGGTAGTAGTCGCTGTAGCCGGGGGTGTAGACGAACCGCACCCAGCTCGTCCGGTCGTGCAGGTAGCGCAGCATCTCGGGGCCGCGCCCCAGGTAGGCGTCCTTGCGTTCGGCGGGCACCCGCTCCCCCACCGTCGCGTCCAGGTAGGCGCGGGCGTTCTCCGGGGTGTCGCGCTGCCCGGCCTCCTCCAGGTACAGGTTGTTCGGCACCCAGATGGCGCCGCCCGACAGCGCCGTGGAACCGCCGTACCGGTCGGTCTTCTCGATGACGACCGCGGACAGGCCGCGCAGCCGGGCGGTGAGGGCGGCGGTGAGCCCTCCCGCGCCGGAGCCGACCACCACGACGTCGTACTCGTGCTCGCTGTCCATGTGCCTCTCCGGCTAGACGTCGGCCGCGGCGTAGCGGCCGCGGTAGTAGAGCAGCGGGCCGCCGCCGTCGCGCGCGTCCAGTTCCCGGACGGAACCGACCACGATCAGATGGTCGCCCGCCTCGTGGACGTCGGCAACGGTGCAGTCGACGGTGGCGAGGGCCCCGTCGAGGTGGGCGGTGCCGTGCGGCGAGCGGGTCCAGGCGAGCCCCGCGAACTTGTCGCCGCCGCTCACGGCGAAGGCCCGGCAGACGTCCCGCTGGTCCGCGGCGAGGACGTTCACCGCGAACCGGCCGGTCGCGGCCAGCTTCGGCCAGCTCGTGGACGT
Proteins encoded in this region:
- a CDS encoding flavin reductase family protein is translated as MTPDETAFRDALGRFASGITVITSVDDAGRPAGFACQSFASLSLDPPLVLFCVARTSTSWPKLAATGRFAVNVLAADQRDVCRAFAVSGGDKFAGLAWTRSPHGTAHLDGALATVDCTVADVHEAGDHLIVVGSVRELDARDGGGPLLYYRGRYAAADV
- a CDS encoding SDR family NAD(P)-dependent oxidoreductase — encoded protein: MARLDGKIALITGGARGIGAAHVRRFVAEGAKVVFGDLLHDRGEALAAETGAVYVPLDVTDHDAWTNAVQTTVDRFGGLSVLVNNAGILRYRLLADMTEQQLRQVLDVNLIGPWLGVKAVVEPMKASGGGSIVNTSSIEGYAAAAGLSAYAASKFGVRGVTKAAAQELGRFGIRVNSVHPGGIATELALDPGVAEGVDIDADAFFKALPIPRWGEPDDVAGAAVYLASDESAYCTGTEILVDGGLLSGPGY
- a CDS encoding CHAP domain-containing protein, yielding MDPIGEKLLEVAEQELGYTEKGDGYTKFGDWWTENIDDDHNPYFTTAPWCDMFLAWAADKAGVTEQAGQFAATPDHAKWFEEHDAWGDEPEPGAIVFYDWNGSDDIDQIDHVGIVEKVDGKTLHTIEGNADGYKLMRKTRDMDQVVGFGYPGKVQVAQKYTPKHAAPAPKVDQLANPRAATGSHEKDRSPAQQQLPVQEVALGSVLALILCGTAALAVGRAAAARTPTTSPIRVRKRGRHHKPATPAALPAGVTPADLDAAEAGTTIMPALSLAAAHEAEDREFWGRIAHLEEDTELAFWNSLHADTTDSSPDEYATGLKFR
- a CDS encoding bis-aminopropyl spermidine synthase family protein; this encodes MDEPGTDDSAAPPAVDGMDPVRVHAALALLTDGWRTRAELVRGTAAPRRSIEALLRTVPVERSGDRYRLPPTAGLSALLAAHPSVPADPVGHLLPAHAAAVERLADLIARAPRGRRALDHVSATPETVVRRALFLGARFWLPGSHLLCVGDHDLTSLAVGLIHPHVRTTVVDIDDRILAYIDAEAAKLGLDVRTRWADLRLGLPPSARDHDLAITDPPYTPDGVGLFVARAVEGLRDPATGRVLLAYGAGDLTPALALKVQNALSELNLLSEAIYPDFNRYFGAEAIGSAADLYVLRPTTKTLPAAVARADRFAAAIYTHGPQSIEATAAPDPGPVADLDPDVLVGPWPKDVLPNVPRVRLATWLGKPYAATVRRAAIALPPGLEPALVRVLLATRAERVRVFTTADIAEPAEILAPVYELTARGTHVDAVRRAPSGTLARTLLDRAHGKAANAWRDALTRQGLTKREARGEVARIAPWTQDATVLELPAHRLKSIT
- a CDS encoding Rieske 2Fe-2S domain-containing protein, producing the protein MNHRVIEAAPPPERFARGWHCLGLADSFKDGKPHAVEAFGTTLVVFQGESGGLNVLNGYCPHMGGNLTKGTVKGDAIACPFHDWRWGGDGRCAGIPYAKRVPRVARTASWPTLEENGQLFVWNDPQGNPPPPDVTIPRIEGAFSDEWSNWTWNTLRVENSHCREIVDNVVDMAHFFYVHYALPTYFKNVFEGHVATQYFDGTSRDDAHLGMIPGPADQKIDQRSEAAYYGPSYMIDYLWNEAEGVTVETVLINCHYPITSSSFMLQWGAIVKKFPGMSGEEADAMAAQVAEGVGLGFLQDVEIWKNKAPIDNPLLCDQDGPVYQLRRWYEQFYVDVEDVTPEMTNRFEFEIDTARAVESWQAEVAENLANGVSYSMIPASRRA
- a CDS encoding FAD-dependent oxidoreductase, whose protein sequence is MDSEHEYDVVVVGSGAGGLTAALTARLRGLSAVVIEKTDRYGGSTALSGGAIWVPNNLYLEEAGQRDTPENARAYLDATVGERVPAERKDAYLGRGPEMLRYLHDRTSWVRFVYTPGYSDYYPERPGGKPEGRSVEPRIVDGRRLGPEFARMRRAGLPTYGLTMTSADFGKLNMVTRTWQGKRTAVRVGMRAVGALLARRRLLSLGEALIARLRLALAEAGGELWLSSPFRDLVVEDGRVTGVRAERGGREVTVRARHGVVLAAGGFSHAQDLREKYLPPPTTTDWTHASEGQTGDALLAGIRAGAAVDLMEKVWGAPSVPTPDGPPFFLVADRAVPAMVIVDGNGERYARESLPYHEFVDRMYEHGEPATNSWMIVDARAKSRYIVVGLFPGQKFPKRWHETGAVRTGRTIAELAAAIGVPAGKLEATVDRFNGFARAGQDADFRRGDSAYDNYYGDPTLPNPNLAPLEKGPFHAVRVVPGDIGTKGGLVTDADARVLRADGTPIAGLYATGNCSAAVTGETYPGPGATIGPAMTFGYVAATHMTAAHDPATQGGKP
- a CDS encoding universal stress protein; the encoded protein is MIGEHVLAGYVHDTGGREALDLGRAIVAVTGGRLSVAHVHAPDRPGAASEAQAVLEQIAGLLEEEPAELHAQEGRSVARGLTALAGRIGADVIVVGSPEGGAHGRIGVGAAADHLLHSATEAVMLAPSGYTPRDGLDRITVMYVRRPQCDEAVVRAAVAAERLGVPLRLVTLSLGDDPERLRDDQALAIRLALESAEVPAEDVTAELAEGPDVAAAVADVVWADGELLICASSEDAAAHRVFLGEVALKVLRAAPCPVTVLPRGYF
- a CDS encoding YceI family protein codes for the protein MGAEVSDLEAGSWTVDPVHSEITFTVRHLMTTVRGSFTEFGGEVEIGDDPLDSRAHAEIRMASIDTRSEERDAHVRSADFLDVDHHPVMTFVGHGVQRAAIGRRARNPRYHVDGELTIKDVTRPVRLLTEFHGVSPDPWGGIRAGFTATTSISRSDFGIEFNVPLQGDKVMLGDTISIALEIQAVLATADSPA
- a CDS encoding DUF3159 domain-containing protein; this translates as MALTTLNVADDVLDTPADETPERPVDVKRAMLDAVGGPWGIVASAIPTVVFATAVAFVSLPVGIGIAIAVALVVAGVQLRRGQPLSSASGGLIGVAAAGGVSALTGSANDFFLIGIWVSLALGLVTLASLLVRRPLTGVVWNAVHGGAHAWRADRSVRRAHDIATLAVAAMGLVRFAVQEWLYLADSTGGLAVADTVLGFPLTGLVAVVVVWAFRRSTKRLLKPRT